Genomic segment of Streptomyces sp. NA02950:
GCGCTCCGCCACCGTGCGCCCCTGCCCGCCCTCGCCCGGGCCCGATCTCGTCGCCCTGTCAGTTCTGCGGATATAGACCGAACCCGCGTCACTGCGCTGGAACGACTACAGAACCGACATCACAGGCAAACGAGGTACATCGACATGACCGCAATCACCCATGTCCCGCGGCGGCCGCTCCGCCGCCGTCTCGCAGTGGCGGGCGCCGCCGCGACGGTGGGGCTGCTGCTCGCCGCCTGCGGCGGCCAGAGCGGCAAGGAGGACGCGGAGCGCGGGGGCGCACACGCCACGGCGTCCTCGCCGGAGGCCGCGCGCTCCGCGAAGGGCGCCTTCAATGACGCGGATGTCCGCTTCGCGCGGAGGATGATTCCGCATCATCAGCAGGCGCTGGAGATGGCCCGGCTGGCGGACGGCCGGGCGTCGGACGCGCGGATCGAGCGTCTGGCCGGGCGGATCGAGAAGGCCCAGGACCCGGAGATCAGGACCATGCGGTCCTGGCTGAAGTCCTGGGGCAAGCCGGAGGCGACCCCTTCGCACGGTATGCCGGGCATGGACCACGGCTCGGACGCCGCCCACGGCAAGGACGGCATGGACGGCATGGACGGCATGGACGGCATGATGTCGCGGAAGGAGATGGACCGTCTCAAGGCGGCCAAGGGTGTCGCCTTCGACCGCGCCTTCGCCCGTCTGATGGTGGCGCACCACAAGGGTGCGATCGCGATGGCGAAGGACGAGCGGAAGAACGGGCGGAACGCCGCGGCCAAGAAGCTCGCCGGTGACATCGTCACCGGCCAGTCCGCCGAGGTGACCACCCTGCGCACCCTCCTCGACCGGCTCTGAACCGTGCCACCCCGGTCGCTCCGGGCCCTGCCGGGTCCGGAGCGACCGGGGTGGCGGCGGGAACCGCGCCCGCTAGACGAGGCATGGCATACAGCCGACCACGAGCGGAAGCAGCGGTACGGCCGCGGCCCCGGCCGCCACCACACCGCGCGGCACCGGATGCACCGGCCCGCGCGGCGCGAGCATCCGCCGCAGCCGGACCGCGGCGTCCGGCCCGCCCGCCGGGAACGCGCCCTGCGGCGTCCGGCCCCCCGCCATGGCGTACAGGGCCGAGGCGAGCACCTCGCGCGGATGGCGGCGCAGCGCCCGGTCGTCCGCGGCCATCTCCAGCAGCAGTGCCGTCTGCTCCCTGGCGGCCCGCGCCAACGGCAGCCACCGGAACGCCGTGGCGAACGCCTCGGCCGCGGCCAGCGCCAGATGGTGGCGGCCCGCGACATGCGCACGCTCGTGCTCCAGCACGGTGTCGAGCTCGGCGGGCGACAGCACCCGCAGTGCGCCGGAGCTCACGACGATCCGCGGGCGGCGCCCCGGCAGCGCGTACGCCACCGGTGTCTCGTGGTCGAGCACCGTGGCGCGCAGCCGCGCCGAGCGCCGGCCCACCAGGTCCAGCACGCTCCGGTGGCGGGCACGGGCCCGCCGGGCCCTGATGAGGTGATGACCGAAGCACATCAGTGGGAGAAGTATCACGCCGACCGGTACGGCGAAGGCCGGAACACCCGTGAGACCGGGGACATATGTGTCGAGAGCCAGTCCACAGAAGTGGAGCAAGCCGGACATTCCATTATGAAGATGCCTGGTTGGGGTGATGAGGTGGTAACTGGCCAATGCCGCCGCGAGTGTGAAGGAGACGGCCAGACCCTGCCACAAAACAACAGCCAGGGCAGGAGAGCGATACGACCAGGTGCCGCGGGTCAGCGCCTTCGGAGCCAGGACGCCGACCGCGGCCGCGTAGCAGAGCAGGGCGAGCGCGTCGGTCACGCCTGGGGCCGCCGTCCGGCCACCCGCAGCGCCTTGCGCAGGGCGTTGACCTCCTCCGGGCCCATCTGCCGCACGAAGTGGGCGAGGGCGGCCGTCCGGTCCTCGCTGGTACCGAGCGCGTCCTCCATCAGCGCGGCGGTGTACTCCTCGCGGCTGCGCACCGGCGAGTACACCCAGGCCCGGCCCTCCTTGGCGCGCAGCAGCCAGCCCTTGTTGTAGAGGATGCCGGCCACCGTCATCACTGTGGTATAGGCGACGGGACGGTGCTCATTGATGTCGTCCACGATCTCCCGCACCGTCGTGGGGCGCCGCCATGCCCAGAGGCGGTCCATGATCTCCGCCTCGAGCTCCCCCAACCGTCGCATGGCCGCTTCCTTCCTCCGTTTGTACGCAGCTCCATAGTAGAGACCTCTCATCCGGGCCTCGCGGGCGCCTCCCGGAAATTCTCAACTCCCTTGTCGCGCGATAGGATTGACCGCATCCGTACGCGACATCGGAGAACGAACCGAGGAGGGAAGTCTGGGTGACTGGTTTCAACAAGGGTCTCCGGAAAATTGAGGTGTCACTCAAGTGGGATCCGAGCCCCACCGGTGAGCCACCCCATGATCTCGACATCGTCGCCGCGACCTACCCCGCCGCCGATCCGTTCGGCGAGCCCGCGTATCTTGTGCACTTCGACAGCCGCTCTCCCGATGGCACCATCACCCTCAACAGGGACAGCCGTACCGGTCAGGGCTTCGGTGTCGACGAGGCCATGACCCTGGAGCTCGACCGGCTGTCGGCCGAGTACTCCCGGGTCGTCGTCGGCGTGGCCATCCAGCAGGTCTCCGGGCGGAAGACCTTCGGTGACGTCGCGAACACCGGCGTCCGTATTGCCGAGGGGTACACCGAGCTGATAAAGAGCGACCTCTCCGGTGTCTCAGGGGCCACCGCCGCCACTGTTGCCGTATTCATCCGTGATGACTCGGGGGAATGGGGAATTCAGAGCGCCATTCGCGGTTTCGATGTCGATCCGGCGGAATTCACGCGACTGATGGGCAAGGATTATTCCTGAGCGAGTGGTCGCCCGGCCGCTCTCACGGTCCGATATGAATCATTGATGCCCAGAACCACGGTGCGGCGTATTCCGGTTGGGCGCGCAGCGAGTGGGTGGCCCGGTGCAGGGCGTACGCGGACCGTGCCGTCGATCCCGCCGCGCCCAACTCCCGGTACACCTGCTCGGCCAGCCGGGGCATCATCGCGTCCGCCACGGTCCACAGGCTGCCCAGCACATGCCGGTAGCCGCACAGCTGGAACGCGGAGGCCACGGTGATCACCTCGTCGACCAGCGCGGTGCCGGGGGCGGCGGTGTGGCAGGCGGACAGACAGGCGAACTCGGCGTCCGGCAGCCGTCGGGTTGCCAGCTCGCGCACCGTGAGCTCCCCGCCGTGGAGCAGCAGTCTGCTGTTCGACGGATCGTCGGGGTCGTACTCGCCGTGGCAGGCCAGATGGGCGTGATGGTGTCCACGCAGCGCGGCGAGTACGTCCTCGGGGGTGGCCTCCGCGTCCAGCAGTCGCGACTGGGGAACGGGGAGCGCGGACACCGCGGCCAACTCGGCTTCCACCGCGGGCAGCCGCGGATAGGTCCGGCCGTCGCGAGTGGGCGACGGCGGCTCGCCGACACCCACCCCGATCAGCCGGGTGTCCGCCAGGGGCGGCTCGGTACGCTCCCGGGCGTGCAGCAAGGCCATCAGGGTCGGGGTGTAGGACGACACCACGTGGTCGTGTACGCGGAGGCCGTCCGCGGGGCACAGCGCGGCATGCAGCGGCAGCAGTGAGAGCGGTCCGGTGGGACACCACCACAGCCGCGGCATCTCCTCCGGGGTCACTTCCTTCGGTGACCCCTTCTCGTCGTAGATGCCGAGCGCGGTGAGCACCGGCCCGGCGATGTGCTCCCACAGCCAGGTCAGGGTGGTCTCGACCATCAGCCTGTGACCTCCCCGGCCGGCCGGCTCGGAACTGGGGGAGGAGAGCGCCCGGACCGCGGCCAGGAAGTCATCGGCCCGTTCGGCGATCTCCTTCCGGGTGAGCCCCTTCAGCGCCACCAGCTCGACGCCGCCCGTGTCGGGACGCAGAAGCAGGGCGTCGCACCGCAATTCGGCGACGTTGAGCACCACCACCGGCCCGTGAGCCGCCGTCGTGCGCAACCGTGCCCGGTCCGGCGGCATCTGGAAGCGCTCGAAGCCGTCGATCCCTCGGATCTCGGCCACGATCCGGTCGAACTCCACCGTCAGCGCCCCGCGTCGCTCCCGGCTACCGCGCTCCTCGGCCACCTCGGCGCAGACCCGGTCGAACCGGGCGGCCAGCTCCGGAGCCGCCTCGGTGAGCTCCGTGTGCCGTTCGCGCAGCCGCAGCGCCTGCGCCATCAGAACACCACGGCCCTGTTCGAGCCGGAGCAGCGCGTCCTCGAGCCGCTGGACCTCGAGGCGCTCGTCGCTGAGGCCTTCGCTGTCCTCGATCTCGACGGCGGCCGCGTTGCACG
This window contains:
- a CDS encoding DUF305 domain-containing protein; translated protein: MTAITHVPRRPLRRRLAVAGAAATVGLLLAACGGQSGKEDAERGGAHATASSPEAARSAKGAFNDADVRFARRMIPHHQQALEMARLADGRASDARIERLAGRIEKAQDPEIRTMRSWLKSWGKPEATPSHGMPGMDHGSDAAHGKDGMDGMDGMDGMMSRKEMDRLKAAKGVAFDRAFARLMVAHHKGAIAMAKDERKNGRNAAAKKLAGDIVTGQSAEVTTLRTLLDRL
- a CDS encoding BlaI/MecI/CopY family transcriptional regulator, producing MRRLGELEAEIMDRLWAWRRPTTVREIVDDINEHRPVAYTTVMTVAGILYNKGWLLRAKEGRAWVYSPVRSREEYTAALMEDALGTSEDRTAALAHFVRQMGPEEVNALRKALRVAGRRPQA
- a CDS encoding M56 family metallopeptidase, yielding MTDALALLCYAAAVGVLAPKALTRGTWSYRSPALAVVLWQGLAVSFTLAAALASYHLITPTRHLHNGMSGLLHFCGLALDTYVPGLTGVPAFAVPVGVILLPLMCFGHHLIRARRARARHRSVLDLVGRRSARLRATVLDHETPVAYALPGRRPRIVVSSGALRVLSPAELDTVLEHERAHVAGRHHLALAAAEAFATAFRWLPLARAAREQTALLLEMAADDRALRRHPREVLASALYAMAGGRTPQGAFPAGGPDAAVRLRRMLAPRGPVHPVPRGVVAAGAAAVPLLPLVVGCMPCLV
- a CDS encoding TerD family protein yields the protein MTGFNKGLRKIEVSLKWDPSPTGEPPHDLDIVAATYPAADPFGEPAYLVHFDSRSPDGTITLNRDSRTGQGFGVDEAMTLELDRLSAEYSRVVVGVAIQQVSGRKTFGDVANTGVRIAEGYTELIKSDLSGVSGATAATVAVFIRDDSGEWGIQSAIRGFDVDPAEFTRLMGKDYS